A DNA window from Candidatus Binatia bacterium contains the following coding sequences:
- a CDS encoding glutamate-1-semialdehyde 2,1-aminomutase yields MQIERARDVLAGGCDSPVRSAWSVGGPMFVQADARGAYAYDDAGRRYVDYVMAYGPLLFGHTHPALVTGLDSIAEHGFVWGSTHPHEVRLGERIRSHLPSMERMRFVTSGTEAMMSAVRVARAFTRRSRVLKFAGCYHGHFDLALLEAGASAGAGRGGIPEGVARDVAVARYNDLASVDERSNGIRDDIAAILVEPIGANMGFVPPDPGFLEGLRERARAWGALLIFDEVITWLRFGLRGAQGRVGVAPDLTALGKIMGGGAPIAAFGGREDVMATLAPLGETFTGGTHGGNPFCVAMAHRVLDLLESRPEYYAQMDGVAKRLARGIEAIFRQRELPYAVVQAESIVDFKFRPGPPNRNFDDARAADRSAYAAYYRAMFERGILLPPSQNEVMFVSTAHAEADVDETLAAIDDSLAYSRTATG; encoded by the coding sequence ATGCAGATCGAGCGCGCGCGGGACGTTCTCGCGGGAGGCTGCGATTCGCCGGTGCGATCCGCCTGGAGCGTCGGCGGTCCGATGTTCGTGCAGGCAGACGCGCGCGGAGCGTACGCCTACGACGACGCCGGCCGGCGCTACGTGGACTACGTCATGGCCTACGGTCCGCTGCTCTTCGGGCACACGCACCCCGCGCTCGTCACCGGATTGGACTCGATCGCGGAGCACGGCTTCGTTTGGGGATCGACGCATCCGCACGAGGTGCGTTTGGGCGAGCGCATCCGCTCGCACCTGCCTTCGATGGAGCGCATGCGATTCGTGACGAGCGGCACGGAGGCGATGATGAGCGCCGTGCGCGTCGCCCGCGCCTTCACCCGGCGCAGCCGAGTCTTGAAGTTTGCCGGCTGCTACCACGGCCATTTCGATCTCGCGCTGCTCGAAGCGGGCGCCTCGGCCGGCGCCGGACGCGGCGGGATTCCGGAGGGCGTCGCGCGCGACGTCGCCGTCGCCCGTTATAACGATCTCGCGTCGGTCGACGAGCGATCGAACGGGATCCGCGACGATATCGCGGCGATACTCGTCGAGCCGATCGGCGCGAACATGGGCTTCGTGCCGCCGGATCCCGGCTTTCTCGAAGGATTGCGCGAGCGCGCGCGCGCCTGGGGCGCGCTTCTGATCTTCGACGAAGTCATCACGTGGCTGCGTTTCGGTCTGCGCGGCGCGCAGGGGCGCGTCGGCGTGGCGCCCGATTTGACTGCGCTGGGAAAGATCATGGGCGGCGGCGCGCCGATCGCGGCCTTCGGCGGGCGCGAGGACGTCATGGCGACGCTCGCCCCGCTCGGCGAGACCTTCACCGGCGGCACCCACGGCGGCAACCCGTTCTGCGTCGCGATGGCCCACCGCGTTCTCGACCTGCTCGAAAGCCGGCCGGAGTACTACGCGCAGATGGACGGCGTCGCGAAGCGCCTCGCGCGCGGGATAGAAGCGATCTTCCGGCAGCGCGAACTCCCCTACGCGGTCGTGCAGGCGGAGTCGATCGTGGATTTCAAATTCCGTCCGGGCCCGCCGAACCGTAACTTCGACGACGCTCGCGCCGCCGACCGGAGCGCGTACGCGGCGTACTATCGCGCGATGTTCGAGCGCGGCATCCTGCTGCCGCCGTCGCAGAACGAGGTGATGTTCGTCTCGACCGCGCACGCGGAGGCCGACGTAGACGAGACGCTGGCGGCGATCGACGACTCGCTCGCCTATTCGCGCACCGCGACCGGATAG
- a CDS encoding P-loop NTPase, translating into MHSLEIAPQTNIKDLVAGLPIAADVMTAFGLGCSGCGVSTYETIEQGARAHGLRVEPILAALEGARRTGTLPPIAEADRVPQRRAPGSFSGRAKIAHTIPVMSGKGGVGKSLVTAMLAIGLRRKHYRVGILDADITGPSIPKLFGLSEPLSIAADPLKTTPQGQPQPLITPAVSRSAIEIVSANLLTDREDTAMVWRGPIVAGVIRQFYEQVLWSDLDFLLVDLPPGTSDAPLTVLQSLSIDGVVLVTMPQALATMIVRKAANLVAQLKKPVIGVVENMSYFVAPDTGTRYEIFGPSYAQRVADLAQAPLLARIPIDPAKALLADEGRIEELDDPICDILAESLTAALSARPKPKETISLV; encoded by the coding sequence ATGCACTCGCTAGAGATCGCACCGCAGACGAACATCAAAGACCTCGTCGCAGGCCTTCCGATCGCGGCCGACGTGATGACCGCCTTCGGTCTCGGCTGCAGCGGCTGCGGGGTGAGCACCTACGAGACGATCGAGCAGGGCGCGCGGGCGCACGGCCTGCGCGTCGAGCCGATCCTCGCCGCACTCGAAGGGGCGCGCCGCACCGGTACGCTCCCGCCGATTGCGGAGGCGGATCGCGTGCCGCAGCGCCGGGCGCCGGGCTCCTTCAGCGGCCGCGCGAAGATCGCGCACACGATACCGGTGATGTCGGGCAAGGGCGGCGTCGGGAAGTCGCTCGTGACCGCGATGCTCGCGATCGGACTTCGCCGCAAGCACTATCGCGTCGGAATTCTCGATGCCGACATCACGGGGCCGTCGATTCCGAAACTCTTCGGATTGAGCGAGCCGCTCTCGATCGCCGCCGATCCGCTGAAGACGACGCCGCAGGGCCAGCCGCAGCCGCTGATTACCCCGGCCGTCTCGCGCAGCGCGATCGAGATCGTCAGCGCGAACCTGCTAACGGACCGCGAAGACACCGCGATGGTCTGGCGCGGCCCGATCGTCGCCGGCGTCATCCGCCAGTTCTACGAGCAGGTGCTCTGGAGCGATCTCGACTTCTTGCTCGTCGATCTGCCGCCGGGCACCTCCGACGCGCCGCTGACCGTGCTCCAATCGCTCTCGATCGACGGCGTCGTGCTCGTCACGATGCCGCAGGCGCTCGCGACGATGATCGTGCGCAAGGCGGCGAATCTCGTTGCGCAGCTCAAAAAGCCGGTGATCGGGGTCGTCGAGAACATGTCGTACTTCGTCGCGCCCGACACGGGGACGCGCTACGAGATATTCGGCCCGTCGTACGCGCAGCGCGTCGCCGATCTCGCGCAGGCACCGCTGCTCGCGCGCATTCCGATCGATCCCGCCAAGGCGCTGCTCGCCGACGAGGGCCGCATCGAGGAACTCGACGACCCGATCTGCGACATCCTCGCCGAGAGCCTAACTGCCGCGCTCTCGGCGCGTCCCAAACCCAAAGAGACGATCTCGCTCGTTTAG
- a CDS encoding M48 family metalloprotease: MKKRALLLGIGAGIAAGYTAVRTIEAVFEWREPAPPRAKDAAAYARIRRAYEIADAVRGTIGFIAFAYGPLARALDAKLPRVATWLLPAIYFGQISLASALVDMPASFVQEHALERRFGLTDQTRRAWLGEYAKAALLSSALTALLATLLGIAVRHAPRWWPWIASVGTLPLFVAGNVIVPVYVLPLFNAFEPVTGPLETRLRRLAKRFGVGDAAILRMDMSRQTRKANAFVTGIGTTHRIVLGDTLIGPFPEEEVEFVVAHELGHYVSKDTWRMIGLGEIFSIVLFLVANATAASKDEREALRKRPLLLLRIYAVMLAASQALRPILFAFSRSREWAADRFAIAATRDPRAGASAFRRLRDQNLADEDPPGWYEFFFSSHPSLRARIAALDNSKMSP; this comes from the coding sequence ATGAAAAAGCGAGCGTTGCTCCTCGGCATCGGTGCGGGCATCGCCGCGGGCTACACGGCGGTTCGCACGATCGAGGCCGTCTTCGAGTGGCGCGAGCCCGCGCCGCCTCGCGCGAAGGACGCCGCGGCGTATGCGAGGATTCGCCGCGCCTACGAGATCGCCGACGCCGTTCGCGGGACGATCGGATTCATCGCCTTCGCGTACGGTCCGCTCGCGCGCGCGCTCGATGCCAAGCTGCCGCGCGTCGCCACCTGGCTGCTGCCGGCAATCTATTTCGGGCAGATCTCGCTCGCGTCGGCGCTCGTCGATATGCCGGCGTCCTTCGTCCAGGAGCACGCGCTGGAGCGCCGCTTCGGCCTTACCGATCAGACGCGCCGCGCGTGGCTGGGAGAGTACGCAAAAGCCGCCCTCCTCTCGTCCGCCCTGACCGCGCTGCTCGCCACGCTCCTGGGCATCGCGGTGCGGCACGCGCCGCGCTGGTGGCCCTGGATCGCGAGCGTCGGGACGTTGCCGCTCTTCGTTGCGGGCAACGTGATCGTGCCGGTCTACGTGCTGCCGCTCTTCAACGCGTTCGAGCCGGTGACGGGCCCGCTCGAGACGCGCCTGCGGCGCCTCGCGAAGCGCTTCGGCGTCGGCGACGCGGCTATTCTGCGCATGGACATGAGCCGCCAGACGCGCAAGGCGAACGCGTTCGTCACCGGCATCGGAACGACGCACCGAATCGTGCTCGGCGACACGTTGATCGGACCGTTCCCGGAAGAAGAGGTCGAGTTCGTCGTCGCTCACGAGCTGGGTCACTACGTCAGCAAAGATACCTGGCGAATGATCGGGCTCGGCGAGATCTTCTCGATCGTGCTCTTCCTCGTCGCCAACGCAACGGCGGCATCGAAGGACGAACGCGAGGCGCTGCGTAAGCGCCCGCTGCTGCTCCTGCGAATCTACGCGGTCATGCTCGCCGCGTCGCAGGCCCTGCGTCCGATCCTCTTCGCCTTCTCGCGCTCGCGCGAGTGGGCCGCCGACCGGTTCGCGATCGCCGCGACCCGCGATCCGCGCGCCGGCGCTTCGGCCTTCCGCAGATTACGCGATCAGAACCTCGCCGACGAAGATCCGCCGGGCTGGTACGAGTTCTTCTTCTCGTCGCACCCGTCGCTGCGCGCCCGCATCGCCGCCCTCGATAACTCCAAAATGTCACCCTGA